A section of the Paenibacillus odorifer genome encodes:
- a CDS encoding ABC transporter permease, with amino-acid sequence MGTLARLKLVGGNIVREVIKNKVLFLMLLPVIVYFVIFHYAVMPGAYVAFVDYKLNKGIFGSNFIGLKNFEFLVQNGDLWNITKNTLLYNIVFLALGNIIQIVFAIMLSEISGKWFKKISQSVILLPNFISMVIVGVFAYNIFNFNSGFINTMLTGMGLDRYEFYSDPGIWKYIIVAFKIWAGTGYGMIVYLATITGINHDLYEAAYMDGATTWQRIRYMTLPILKPTFILLLLFGMGGILKGSFDLFYNLIGTNSVLYPQTDIIDTYVFRSLVGQFNFSMGAAVGFYQSLFGLILVLVVNFIVRKVEPDSALF; translated from the coding sequence GTGGGCACTTTGGCGAGACTGAAGCTTGTGGGTGGAAACATTGTTCGGGAAGTCATTAAGAACAAAGTTCTTTTTCTAATGTTGCTGCCTGTAATCGTATATTTCGTTATCTTTCACTATGCTGTAATGCCTGGAGCTTACGTCGCATTTGTAGATTACAAGCTCAATAAGGGGATTTTTGGAAGTAACTTTATCGGCCTTAAGAACTTTGAGTTTCTGGTTCAAAATGGGGATCTATGGAATATTACCAAAAATACGCTGCTCTATAATATCGTCTTTCTAGCTCTAGGTAATATCATTCAAATAGTATTTGCCATTATGTTGTCTGAGATCTCAGGCAAGTGGTTCAAAAAAATATCACAATCCGTTATCCTGTTACCGAATTTCATCTCCATGGTTATCGTCGGTGTGTTTGCCTACAATATATTCAATTTCAATTCCGGGTTTATCAATACGATGTTAACTGGAATGGGGCTAGACCGTTACGAGTTCTATTCCGATCCGGGCATCTGGAAATATATTATTGTGGCTTTCAAGATCTGGGCGGGTACCGGATATGGAATGATTGTTTATCTGGCAACGATCACAGGAATTAATCATGATCTGTACGAGGCTGCTTATATGGATGGAGCGACTACCTGGCAGCGAATCCGTTATATGACCTTGCCGATTCTGAAGCCAACCTTTATTCTGCTTCTACTGTTCGGTATGGGTGGAATTCTCAAGGGATCCTTTGACCTTTTCTATAATCTGATCGGTACGAACTCCGTACTGTATCCGCAGACAGATATCATCGATACCTATGTCTTCCGTTCACTGGTGGGACAATTCAACTTCTCTATGGGTGCCGCAGTGGGCTTCTACCAATCCTTATTCGGCCTGATTCTGGTGCTTGTGGTTAACTTTATTGTACGTAAGGTAGAACCGGACAGCGCTTTGTTCTAA
- a CDS encoding MerR family transcriptional regulator, giving the protein MQKLAELAGISTRTLRYYDEFGILKPARINSSGYRIYGRTEVDLLQQILFYRELGLSLERIKAIMTEPSFDGAKALREHHDKLLEKRQQLDLLIANVEKTLAQKEGRITMSDTEKFEGFKQKLVDDNEKKYGQEIREKYGDDTINQSNQKLKGMTEEQYAAIQQLEEEMFETLLQAMEHGDPASVLAQKSADLHREWLSYYWNSYSKEAHVGVAQLYVDDERFTEYYDKRHPGLAAFLRDAVHVYTGKNA; this is encoded by the coding sequence GTGCAGAAGCTCGCAGAGTTAGCTGGAATCAGCACACGGACCCTGCGCTACTACGATGAGTTTGGCATTCTTAAGCCGGCGAGAATCAACTCTTCAGGGTATCGTATCTATGGCCGTACCGAAGTAGATCTACTACAGCAAATTTTGTTTTATCGGGAGCTTGGCTTAAGTCTGGAACGTATCAAGGCTATTATGACAGAGCCCTCATTCGACGGAGCCAAAGCGCTGCGGGAGCATCATGACAAGCTACTGGAAAAAAGACAGCAATTAGATCTATTAATCGCTAACGTCGAAAAGACGCTGGCTCAAAAAGAAGGGAGAATTACCATGAGTGATACTGAAAAATTCGAAGGCTTTAAGCAAAAGCTGGTAGATGATAACGAAAAGAAATATGGCCAAGAAATACGGGAGAAATACGGAGATGACACCATTAATCAATCCAACCAAAAGCTTAAAGGGATGACAGAAGAACAATATGCAGCTATACAACAGCTTGAGGAAGAGATGTTCGAAACGCTCTTGCAAGCGATGGAGCATGGAGATCCTGCCAGTGTATTGGCGCAAAAAAGTGCTGACCTACACCGTGAGTGGCTCTCCTACTATTGGAATTCCTATTCCAAAGAAGCTCATGTTGGTGTTGCACAATTGTATGTTGATGATGAACGTTTTACCGAATACTATGACAAGCGCCACCCTGGACTCGCTGCGTTTCTAAGAGATGCCGTACATGTATATACGGGAAAAAATGCGTAA
- a CDS encoding sugar phosphate isomerase/epimerase family protein — MQDTLRIGTIVRGGEAVKVIPQIVGHGFESFNLNFWQTTGETDLIETAARLRELAAEHDFVISSVGIYGNPLDGSGDNADTLASWERLIDHAHLFGTDIIGGFTGRLPGLSIDESIPKFTEVFGELAKRAADRGLRIAFENCAMGGNWQSGEWNIAHNPSAWEKMFNAVPADNLGLEWEPCHQMIALIDPLPQLRKWMDKVFHVHGKDATIAWDIVKEYGIHGPKPYVWDRTPGFGDTNWVDVITILRQAGYKGTIDIEGWHDPVYRDELEMTGQVHALNYLKYCRGGSFVPNPV; from the coding sequence ATGCAAGATACACTGAGAATAGGTACGATTGTTCGTGGTGGAGAAGCCGTTAAGGTCATTCCACAAATTGTGGGGCATGGATTTGAATCATTTAATCTGAACTTTTGGCAGACCACCGGCGAAACCGATTTGATCGAAACGGCTGCACGACTGAGGGAGTTAGCTGCTGAGCATGATTTTGTCATCTCTTCTGTGGGCATCTATGGCAATCCGCTGGATGGCAGCGGCGACAATGCCGACACATTGGCCAGCTGGGAGCGGCTGATTGATCATGCACATTTATTTGGCACAGATATTATAGGCGGGTTCACCGGCCGATTGCCAGGTTTGTCCATTGACGAGTCCATCCCGAAGTTTACAGAGGTGTTCGGAGAACTGGCGAAGAGAGCGGCAGATCGCGGCCTGCGAATTGCTTTTGAGAATTGTGCTATGGGCGGAAACTGGCAGAGCGGAGAGTGGAACATCGCTCACAATCCTTCGGCCTGGGAGAAGATGTTCAATGCCGTTCCGGCAGATAATCTGGGATTGGAATGGGAGCCTTGCCACCAGATGATCGCATTAATTGATCCGCTTCCGCAGCTGCGCAAATGGATGGATAAAGTATTCCATGTGCATGGCAAGGATGCGACCATCGCTTGGGACATCGTCAAGGAATACGGTATTCATGGCCCCAAACCTTATGTATGGGATCGAACCCCTGGCTTCGGGGATACCAATTGGGTAGATGTAATCACCATCCTGCGCCAAGCGGGTTATAAAGGTACGATTGATATCGAAGGCTGGCATGATCCAGTGTATCGTGATGAGCTGGAAATGACCGGCCAGGTGCATGCACTGAATTACTTGAAATATTGCCGTGGTGGCAGCTTTGTGCCTAATCCGGTTTAA
- a CDS encoding 3'-5' exonuclease: protein MDYIILDIEFNGRKFASEHPMEVIEIGAVRLDSSLQYKDEFSSLIKPIYFSTLNSFIKKKTGIPQEEIDIAARFPKVITAFREWLDLSTDGVLLLTWGGEDMKRIIQDVRMHKMDESYWMSATYFDLLKGVLRARGLSNDVSVESAMALFELEPTGSAHRALDDARMTSEIFRAVFKDLDFERSQHYVDTFSNAKERKTVKVAIKAMTSQKIVPTWDLVVEHYFSDKATLADPRKLEELHNYFTAQMGHK, encoded by the coding sequence GTGGATTATATTATTCTGGACATCGAATTCAACGGCCGTAAGTTTGCCAGCGAGCACCCTATGGAGGTCATTGAGATTGGAGCCGTCCGGTTAGACTCTTCACTGCAGTATAAGGATGAATTTTCTTCCTTGATCAAACCTATATATTTCTCCACCCTGAATTCCTTTATTAAGAAAAAAACCGGTATCCCTCAAGAGGAAATCGACATTGCCGCCCGCTTCCCCAAAGTTATCACTGCTTTTAGAGAGTGGCTTGATCTAAGTACAGATGGAGTTCTGCTGCTTACCTGGGGTGGCGAAGATATGAAGCGAATCATTCAGGATGTGCGCATGCACAAGATGGACGAATCCTACTGGATGTCCGCTACGTATTTCGATTTGCTCAAAGGAGTTCTACGTGCGCGTGGTCTTAGCAATGATGTCAGCGTGGAAAGCGCGATGGCATTGTTTGAGCTTGAGCCTACTGGATCTGCACACCGGGCGCTGGATGATGCACGGATGACGTCAGAGATCTTCCGCGCCGTGTTTAAGGATCTGGATTTTGAACGTTCACAGCATTACGTAGATACCTTCTCCAATGCCAAAGAACGCAAAACAGTTAAGGTAGCCATTAAGGCAATGACCTCACAAAAAATTGTACCTACCTGGGACCTTGTCGTTGAACACTACTTCTCAGACAAAGCAACCCTTGCGGACCCTCGCAAGCTGGAGGAATTGCACAATTATTTCACAGCACAAATGGGCCATAAATAA
- a CDS encoding metallophosphoesterase family protein: protein MRHSLSFQQDGTFKIVQFTDLHWMDGRAEDQLTQALMERILDAEQPDLVVFTGDLIYTGPVSPGNKACEHPAQAFREAVAAVERSGIPWTFVFGNHDTETLISKSELMQIALEHPHCLTEAGPEELEGSGNYTLEIKDQEDHAAAILYFLDSGGYSEYEDIPGYNWVGRNQINWLTAESARVNPKTAENRLPALAFFHIPIPEYRDVWSTQVCHGHKFERVCSPEVNSGLFSALLEMGDVLGTFCGHDHINDFSGNLYGIRLSYGRATGYNTYGKEGFMRGARVIELVKGTQDFNTWLRLDDGSVINEQPIHMPEPAADSGH from the coding sequence ATGAGACACAGTTTATCATTTCAGCAAGATGGCACTTTTAAAATCGTACAATTTACAGATCTGCACTGGATGGATGGAAGAGCTGAGGATCAGCTTACCCAGGCACTGATGGAACGCATTCTGGATGCGGAACAACCTGATCTTGTGGTTTTCACGGGAGATCTTATTTACACTGGTCCTGTATCACCGGGAAACAAGGCATGCGAGCACCCCGCACAAGCATTTCGTGAGGCTGTCGCTGCCGTGGAGAGATCCGGCATCCCTTGGACCTTTGTATTTGGCAACCATGACACAGAAACTCTGATTTCAAAGAGTGAACTGATGCAAATTGCCCTGGAACATCCCCACTGCCTGACCGAAGCCGGTCCAGAAGAGCTGGAAGGCTCGGGCAATTACACTCTTGAAATTAAAGATCAGGAAGACCACGCGGCCGCTATTTTGTATTTTCTAGACTCTGGCGGCTATTCCGAGTATGAGGATATCCCGGGCTACAATTGGGTTGGGCGGAATCAGATCAACTGGCTGACGGCTGAATCTGCGCGGGTGAATCCGAAAACTGCTGAGAACAGGCTGCCTGCCTTGGCTTTCTTCCATATCCCAATTCCTGAATATCGGGATGTCTGGTCTACACAGGTCTGTCATGGGCATAAGTTTGAGCGTGTATGCTCACCTGAGGTGAACTCGGGCTTATTCTCGGCTTTGCTGGAAATGGGTGATGTGCTTGGCACCTTCTGCGGACATGACCATATCAACGATTTTAGCGGCAACCTGTATGGCATACGTCTTTCTTATGGCCGTGCTACCGGCTACAATACTTATGGAAAAGAAGGCTTTATGCGGGGAGCACGCGTCATAGAACTGGTCAAAGGCACCCAAGACTTCAATACCTGGCTTCGTCTTGATGACGGATCTGTTATAAATGAACAGCCGATTCATATGCCTGAACCTGCTGCCGATTCAGGACATTAA
- the bglX gene encoding beta-glucosidase BglX — MTKTFIQDLVNDMTLDEKLAQLTQLGPHYWGLDDTVDLTGPFKELNIKPQVMKNIGSVLNGIGARNVIEQQTRHLQTSRQKIPLLFMADVIHGYRTILPIPLAMGSSFDLEACERFAEIAAKESAAAGIHVTFSPMTDLVRDPRWGRVMETSGEDPYLNARVTESMVRGYQGKDLKEKGRIAACVKHFAGYGAPEGGREYNTVDMSSGVLREFYLPAYKAAVDAGVAMVMAAFNTIDRIPASGNSELLRGILREEWGFNGVTIADFNSVNELIPHGAAIDGREAAEKSLAAGLDIEMMSTHYLNYGAALVEEGKLDIALIDEAVIRVLELKDALGLFDNPFKDADPLVDEAPKPSAEHLQAARELGASSVVLLKNDNEALPLKRGMKIGLAGPFATSIHVLGGWAGTEKDPAVSLYTGILQKTSAEDILTAMTGELGSMLEGVFDVEDEIEDAYQQLQDCDVILAAVGENQQDTGEGGSKANLRLSANQEKLIWRLKDTGKKIVTIVFSGRPLELKPVLDASDAMLQAWFLGTESGNSLADVLFGDYNPSGRLSMSFPYSVGQIPVYYNAYQTGRPYDPMYPNVRYVTRYLDCPNDPLFCFGYGLSYSKFAYNSFNVEAADRVVTSIEVENTSDIAGKETIQLYIHDVSASVVRPVKELKGFQQITLAPHEKQVVSFEITREMLMFYGKDDQLVFEPGEYDIMIGRNSGDHCTQRIWIG, encoded by the coding sequence ATGACTAAAACGTTTATCCAAGATCTTGTGAACGATATGACCCTGGACGAAAAGCTGGCCCAATTAACCCAGCTAGGTCCTCACTATTGGGGTTTGGACGATACCGTGGATTTAACCGGACCATTTAAGGAACTGAACATTAAGCCGCAGGTAATGAAGAACATCGGAAGTGTTCTGAACGGTATTGGAGCCAGGAATGTTATCGAGCAGCAAACCCGACATTTGCAAACCAGCAGACAAAAGATTCCTCTGCTCTTCATGGCGGATGTCATTCACGGCTACCGGACCATCCTCCCGATTCCGCTGGCCATGGGCAGCAGCTTTGACCTTGAAGCCTGTGAAAGGTTTGCCGAAATCGCCGCCAAGGAAAGTGCGGCTGCCGGTATTCACGTTACCTTCTCGCCCATGACGGATCTCGTACGCGACCCGCGCTGGGGACGCGTCATGGAGACATCTGGTGAGGATCCCTATCTGAATGCCCGTGTCACCGAAAGTATGGTGCGGGGTTATCAGGGCAAAGACCTAAAAGAAAAAGGACGCATCGCTGCCTGTGTGAAGCATTTCGCTGGTTACGGTGCTCCCGAAGGCGGACGGGAATACAACACAGTGGATATGTCTTCCGGCGTATTGCGTGAGTTCTACCTGCCAGCCTATAAGGCTGCCGTAGATGCTGGAGTGGCCATGGTTATGGCCGCATTTAATACCATTGACCGTATCCCGGCAAGTGGTAATTCCGAGCTTCTTCGCGGGATTTTACGGGAAGAATGGGGCTTCAACGGCGTTACCATCGCCGATTTCAATTCCGTTAATGAGCTGATTCCCCATGGCGCCGCGATAGATGGCCGTGAGGCAGCGGAGAAAAGTCTGGCTGCTGGGCTGGATATTGAGATGATGTCCACTCACTATCTAAACTACGGCGCTGCTCTGGTCGAGGAAGGCAAGCTTGACATCGCCTTGATCGATGAAGCCGTCATCCGGGTGCTGGAGCTCAAGGATGCGCTCGGCCTGTTCGATAATCCATTCAAGGATGCAGATCCGCTGGTGGATGAGGCTCCGAAACCTAGCGCGGAGCATCTGCAGGCCGCACGGGAGCTTGGAGCTAGCTCAGTTGTGCTGCTCAAAAACGACAATGAAGCTCTGCCCCTTAAACGTGGCATGAAGATTGGTCTGGCTGGTCCTTTCGCCACCTCCATTCATGTACTGGGCGGTTGGGCTGGGACAGAAAAAGATCCGGCTGTATCACTCTACACCGGCATTTTGCAAAAAACATCTGCCGAAGATATACTTACGGCCATGACTGGTGAGCTGGGAAGCATGCTTGAGGGTGTTTTTGATGTGGAGGATGAAATCGAGGACGCCTACCAGCAGCTGCAGGATTGTGATGTAATTCTCGCCGCTGTCGGTGAGAATCAGCAGGATACCGGGGAAGGCGGAAGTAAAGCCAATCTCCGCCTATCGGCCAATCAGGAGAAGCTGATCTGGCGTCTGAAGGATACCGGCAAAAAGATCGTCACCATTGTATTCAGCGGCAGACCACTGGAGCTGAAACCCGTTCTTGATGCCAGCGACGCTATGCTGCAGGCTTGGTTTCTGGGTACAGAGTCAGGAAATTCGCTGGCCGATGTGCTGTTCGGAGATTATAATCCTTCCGGACGTTTATCGATGAGCTTCCCCTACTCGGTTGGGCAAATTCCTGTTTATTACAATGCTTATCAAACGGGACGTCCTTATGATCCTATGTATCCTAATGTGCGTTACGTGACCCGTTATCTGGACTGCCCGAATGACCCGTTGTTCTGTTTTGGTTATGGCCTGAGCTATTCCAAGTTTGCTTACAACAGCTTCAATGTTGAAGCTGCGGATCGGGTGGTTACCTCCATTGAAGTAGAGAATACTTCGGACATCGCCGGCAAGGAAACCATTCAGCTCTACATCCACGACGTCAGCGCAAGTGTCGTGCGCCCGGTCAAGGAACTGAAAGGCTTCCAGCAGATTACACTCGCACCGCATGAGAAACAGGTGGTTTCCTTCGAAATCACCAGAGAAATGTTAATGTTCTACGGAAAAGACGATCAGTTGGTCTTCGAGCCTGGGGAATATGATATTATGATCGGTAGAAACTCTGGAGATCATTGCACTCAGCGGATCTGGATCGGCTGA
- a CDS encoding spermidine synthase yields the protein MNINEFLLYKEIDHLHSELQRNSENHEITVYDTTELYGEKGSFRVMQFSNHATQGAMDLNDPQRILFEYPRAIIHFMEFNLPSFEDVFLIGHGIGTIAGHFPEKRFKVAELDNEVVELSRRCFGYSQDNVVIGDGRQILEGENPQVYDYIILDAFTAAGTPRHLVSREFFSITRSKLNTGGYILMNLMGKGENDPLINAIYTTLTEEYAYIKAFSLPSEGAADIQNIIMVGGSSPVRFQARHLAGFKEIQLGQGYLIQD from the coding sequence ATGAATATAAACGAATTTCTATTGTATAAGGAGATTGATCACTTGCATTCAGAGCTTCAAAGAAATAGCGAAAATCATGAAATAACCGTCTACGACACAACAGAACTATATGGTGAAAAAGGCTCCTTCCGCGTTATGCAGTTCTCGAATCATGCCACTCAAGGTGCGATGGATCTTAATGACCCGCAACGAATTCTCTTTGAATATCCGCGGGCCATCATTCACTTCATGGAGTTCAACCTCCCCTCTTTTGAGGATGTTTTTCTTATTGGGCATGGAATTGGAACAATTGCCGGGCATTTTCCGGAGAAAAGATTTAAAGTAGCCGAGCTAGACAACGAAGTAGTCGAATTAAGCCGCCGCTGCTTCGGATATAGTCAAGATAACGTAGTGATCGGTGACGGACGTCAGATCCTTGAAGGTGAAAATCCGCAAGTATATGATTACATCATTTTGGACGCATTTACTGCCGCTGGTACACCAAGGCATTTAGTCTCCCGTGAATTTTTCAGTATTACCCGTTCGAAGCTAAACACAGGCGGATATATTCTCATGAATCTAATGGGAAAAGGTGAAAATGACCCGCTTATCAACGCGATTTATACGACGCTTACCGAAGAGTACGCCTATATCAAAGCCTTCTCCCTGCCTTCAGAAGGGGCCGCTGATATCCAAAATATCATTATGGTTGGCGGCAGCTCCCCTGTCCGCTTTCAAGCCCGCCATTTGGCAGGTTTCAAAGAAATACAGCTGGGACAAGGATATCTGATTCAGGATTAA
- a CDS encoding LacI family DNA-binding transcriptional regulator: protein MDVNIKDIARISGVGISTVSRVINNKGPVSKSTREKVMSVVKEYNYIPNSNARNLKTTQSKNIALMVKGITNPFFSNMIREIERQVNLRGYPFLIQQVEDGTDEINAAIQLVKEKNLCGIIFMGGTYDHSEEKFKQLTVPFVLTTITSTQEVNPLIFSSVIINETKEAYKATNYLISLGHTNIGFLAKSPLLDETTGNRRYLGYKKALEEQGLPYDSGLVEDCEYSPSSGFNAARRLLNKNKGITAIFAASDTIAIGAAKAVLTAGLSIPDDISIIGFDGIEMAEYYHPSLDTISQPGTEMALSSVGVLFDLISGRSNHQHIVYDAVLLKRGSCKMIKPR from the coding sequence GTGGATGTAAATATCAAGGATATCGCGCGGATTTCCGGTGTGGGCATCTCGACGGTCTCCAGGGTAATCAATAACAAGGGACCGGTGAGCAAGTCTACACGTGAGAAAGTGATGAGTGTGGTTAAGGAATACAATTATATTCCCAATTCCAACGCGCGGAATTTGAAAACTACACAATCTAAGAACATTGCACTTATGGTCAAGGGGATTACCAATCCTTTTTTCTCTAATATGATCAGAGAAATTGAACGGCAGGTCAATCTGCGGGGCTACCCGTTTCTTATCCAGCAAGTAGAGGATGGGACCGATGAAATCAATGCTGCTATTCAACTGGTGAAGGAGAAGAATCTGTGCGGGATTATCTTCATGGGTGGAACCTATGATCATTCTGAAGAGAAGTTCAAACAGCTGACGGTTCCGTTTGTGCTGACAACGATCACCTCAACGCAGGAGGTGAACCCGCTTATTTTTTCCAGCGTTATTATCAATGAAACGAAGGAAGCCTATAAGGCTACCAATTATTTGATCTCATTAGGTCATACGAATATCGGCTTTTTAGCCAAGTCTCCTTTATTGGATGAAACCACGGGCAACCGGCGGTATTTGGGCTACAAAAAAGCACTCGAAGAGCAGGGTCTGCCCTACGATTCGGGGCTGGTCGAGGATTGTGAATACAGTCCCAGCTCGGGATTTAATGCTGCGCGAAGACTGCTCAACAAGAACAAGGGAATTACAGCTATATTTGCCGCTTCCGACACGATTGCCATCGGTGCTGCCAAAGCGGTGCTTACCGCGGGGTTATCTATCCCTGATGACATTTCAATCATTGGCTTTGACGGGATCGAGATGGCTGAATATTATCATCCTTCTCTGGATACAATCAGCCAGCCGGGTACGGAAATGGCCTTATCCAGTGTAGGTGTTCTGTTCGACCTCATTTCCGGACGGTCAAACCATCAGCATATTGTCTATGATGCGGTATTGCTCAAGCGTGGTTCCTGCAAGATGATTAAACCTCGTTAA
- a CDS encoding carbohydrate ABC transporter permease: MENTTIKQDSGSILIKAVSYICIAIFALFCLFPFALMISSSFMNEQEIVREGYKLLPKAFSFKAYEMLFNNSTQLVNAYQVTIFITVVGTVLGLFMMSMAGFVLNRKDFKYRNFFSFLIYFTTLFSGGLIPTYILMVKHLHMKDSLFAMILPGVVGAWSIFLMRNFMKAIPDSLYESATIDGAGDFRIYWRIFIPLAVPSLATIGLFSALGFWNEWYNGMLYIDSPTKYPLQYFLQRMVNQTNLGALINSGAVINTADLPTQSIKMATAVLATGPIILLYPFVQRYFVTGLTIGAVKG, translated from the coding sequence ATGGAAAATACGACCATCAAACAGGATTCCGGAAGCATTCTCATAAAAGCAGTCAGTTATATCTGTATCGCAATCTTTGCGCTATTCTGTTTATTCCCCTTCGCGTTGATGATCTCCTCATCGTTCATGAACGAGCAGGAAATTGTTCGTGAAGGTTATAAGCTGCTGCCGAAGGCATTTTCCTTTAAAGCTTACGAGATGCTATTCAACAACTCTACTCAGCTGGTGAATGCTTATCAGGTAACTATCTTCATTACCGTAGTGGGTACGGTACTCGGACTGTTTATGATGTCGATGGCCGGATTCGTGCTCAACCGTAAGGATTTCAAGTACCGCAACTTCTTTTCCTTCTTGATTTACTTTACAACACTATTCAGTGGCGGCTTGATTCCGACATACATCCTGATGGTGAAGCACCTGCATATGAAGGACAGCTTATTCGCTATGATTCTGCCAGGTGTAGTTGGCGCATGGTCCATCTTCCTGATGCGTAATTTCATGAAGGCGATTCCGGATTCCTTATATGAATCCGCTACCATTGACGGTGCTGGCGACTTTCGCATCTATTGGCGGATATTTATTCCGCTGGCGGTTCCATCCTTGGCTACCATCGGGCTTTTCTCAGCACTAGGCTTCTGGAATGAGTGGTATAACGGGATGTTGTATATTGACAGTCCGACGAAATATCCGCTCCAATACTTTTTGCAGCGAATGGTCAATCAGACGAACTTAGGAGCGCTAATCAACTCGGGAGCGGTCATCAATACTGCTGATCTTCCGACGCAATCCATCAAGATGGCTACAGCTGTGCTGGCCACTGGACCGATTATTCTCCTGTATCCATTTGTACAGCGTTATTTCGTAACAGGCCTCACCATCGGGGCTGTAAAGGGTTAA
- a CDS encoding DUF3502 domain-containing protein, with protein sequence MKGKKIASSLIAVLMLTGALTACTSKNNNEPSNDPAATKAPEASANAGGVDTSKEAKLVYYLWGSEGVKNKEILAEINKKLKADLNATIEVKYIDWPDIATKYPLLFASGEEFDMSHASPGAPVSYFTLASEGALVDLTEMLDKVAPKLKAEIPESVWENTKYKGKIYGVPSLYSEYTPAGYAYRSDLLKKYGMDKITSIDDMVKYMDNVVANESFPPINGKAEDAANMFRMLVDTTGMWLNAPGISLNELNLVTKSPEDYKTVFHPAFTQEFEDWAVKMREWADKGYWSKDVLSATLGSKDNFRAANSAGYLTHAQDWIGQYGADLKAQPESDPYFFTFAEANKKIKRKMGVDNSTVISTNSANPERALMVIEKFMTDESYYNLIQNGIEGKQYVMENGVKKQPAGFNDKTDGGGFAAWSLRNDKFVVPTDTENPIRNSLFAEWDKVAIDDPYNGFSFDPTNVTTEIASISNVNSQLGIQLMLGKTSKDPKAAVAEYRDQLKKAGVDKVIAEVEKQLAAFVPVN encoded by the coding sequence ATGAAAGGTAAAAAGATCGCGTCTTCTTTAATTGCTGTCCTCATGCTTACTGGAGCACTGACAGCCTGCACATCCAAGAACAACAATGAGCCGAGTAATGATCCGGCAGCCACGAAAGCTCCAGAGGCTTCAGCCAATGCAGGCGGAGTGGATACTTCCAAGGAAGCTAAGCTGGTGTACTACCTGTGGGGCAGCGAAGGAGTTAAAAATAAAGAAATCCTCGCTGAGATTAACAAGAAGCTCAAAGCTGATCTAAACGCTACGATTGAAGTGAAGTATATTGACTGGCCGGATATCGCTACTAAGTACCCGCTGCTATTTGCTTCAGGCGAAGAATTTGATATGTCGCATGCATCTCCCGGAGCTCCGGTGTCTTATTTCACATTGGCTAGTGAAGGTGCTCTAGTGGACCTTACAGAAATGCTGGATAAAGTTGCTCCTAAGCTGAAGGCGGAAATTCCGGAAAGTGTGTGGGAAAATACAAAATACAAAGGCAAAATTTATGGTGTACCAAGTCTTTATAGCGAATATACACCTGCCGGTTATGCCTACCGTTCTGACTTGCTGAAGAAATATGGAATGGACAAAATCACTTCCATTGATGATATGGTTAAATACATGGATAATGTGGTTGCTAATGAGTCCTTCCCGCCAATTAACGGCAAGGCAGAAGATGCGGCCAATATGTTCAGAATGCTCGTAGATACTACAGGGATGTGGCTTAACGCACCTGGTATATCCTTGAATGAGCTGAATCTTGTGACCAAAAGTCCAGAGGACTACAAGACCGTCTTCCATCCAGCCTTTACTCAGGAATTTGAAGATTGGGCTGTGAAGATGCGTGAATGGGCGGATAAAGGCTACTGGAGTAAAGATGTGCTGTCTGCAACCCTTGGCAGCAAGGATAACTTCAGAGCAGCCAACTCCGCAGGTTATTTGACTCATGCTCAGGACTGGATCGGCCAATACGGTGCGGATTTGAAAGCACAACCGGAATCAGATCCTTACTTCTTTACTTTTGCGGAAGCTAATAAGAAGATCAAACGTAAAATGGGCGTTGATAACTCGACTGTAATCAGCACGAACTCAGCTAATCCAGAGCGCGCTCTGATGGTGATCGAGAAGTTCATGACCGATGAAAGCTACTACAACCTCATCCAAAACGGTATTGAAGGCAAACAATATGTGATGGAAAATGGTGTTAAAAAGCAGCCTGCAGGCTTCAATGATAAAACGGACGGCGGAGGTTTCGCTGCTTGGTCACTTCGTAATGACAAATTCGTAGTTCCTACGGATACAGAAAACCCAATCCGTAACTCCTTATTCGCAGAATGGGATAAAGTGGCTATCGATGATCCTTACAATGGCTTCAGCTTTGATCCAACCAATGTTACAACTGAAATTGCTTCGATTTCCAACGTAAATTCACAGCTCGGTATTCAATTGATGCTTGGTAAAACAAGCAAAGATCCAAAAGCAGCTGTTGCAGAGTACCGCGATCAGCTGAAAAAAGCAGGAGTTGACAAGGTCATTGCCGAAGTAGAGAAGCAATTGGCTGCGTTTGTTCCTGTCAACTAA